GCCGGGCCCTACGGATGAGTCGTTCATTGGAACCTTGCGGCCGGACATCTGTGCGCCTTGCGCGCATGTTTCCGGATCGCCGGGCGCCATGCCCACGGCTCTGCGTGGGCATGCGCCTTTAGTCTCCTCCGTCGCGACGGGTGTGCGCTTTGGCGCATCTTTTGGTTGCGGCCGAAGGCCGCCTTGGGAAGACAGTCTTCAATGTTGAGAAACCCCACCGCAGCACTCTGTACCGTAACGTTCTGGGCGACCCTTCTTTGCTTCGGCTGCAACGGCACGGGGCAAAGCGCGCTCATGCCACGCATCGCCGGTCCCTGGTGGACCGTTGCCCGCAGCCCCGACCTGGGCGGATTGAACGGGCCTCCTGCCGAGAACCCGAACCATCGCCAGGAACCCGTCGATTTCGCGATCTGGCAGGCGGCCGACGGAACGTGGCAGATCTGGTCCTGCATCCGCAACACGAGATGCGGTGGTCTGACACGATTGTTCTATCGCTGGGAAGGCAAACGCCTGACCGATCCGGACTGGACGCCGCTGGGGATCGCCATGCAGGCCGATCCGAAATACGAATCCCGCGTCGGCGGTTTGCAGGCCCCGTATGTCATTCGCATCGGTGACCTCTACTACATGATCTACGGGGACTGGGACTGGTTGATGATCCAGCGGAGCCGAGACGGAAAAGTGTTTGAGAGGTGGCCCTATCCCAACGGCAAGCTGGGCATGTTTACCGAAGGCCCCGAAGCCAACACCCGCGACCCGATGCTGATCCGGATCAACGATCTCTGGCATTGCTACTACACGGCCTTCCCAAACCAGATCGGGGCGGTGTTCTGTCGGACATCAAAGGATCTGCGCACTTGGAGCGAATCGAAGGTGGTTGCTCGCGGCGGCCTCACGGGCACTTCGCCATACTCCTGCGAATGCCCGCATGTGGTGAAAATCGGCGACTGGTTCTACTTGTTCCGTACACAGCGTTACGCCGGTCCGCCAACCACCAGCGTTTATCGTTCGAAAGATCCCATGGATTTCGGCATCGATGAGAAGGCGGATGACAAGTTCGTCTGCCTGCTGGAAGTGGCCGCCCCGGAGATTGTCTTTCACGGCAACCTCTACTATATTGCCGCCCTGCTGCCGGACATCCAGGGCATCCGCATCGCTCGCCTGACATGGATCCCGGACAGCATGAACCGCGGGGGATCGACCACAAACTGACGACGGAGGCCAACGGCAGGATGCCAATCGCTGATAGCCCTCCGTCTCTTCCAGGAGACTACCATGCCTTCATTCAACGGACTCGGTATGCACCTCGGTAATCTTCCACGACTCTCCAATGCCAAGACCCGATCGATCAGCCCGGAGAATTTCACCGGCGAAAAGGGCAAGGGCGGCATGGCCACGGAGGGGCTGGGCAGGGAGGCCGCTCGCCAGCTGGGGCAAGGCTGGAAGATCTCGCCGGCAATCAAGATCGCGGCCGGGGAGGAACGAGAATTGGCCAATATCCAAGGCCCCGGCGCGATCCAGCAGATCTGGATGACTCCGACCGGACCGTGGCGAATGCAGATTCTCCGGATCTACTGGGACGACCAGGCGATGCCGTCGGTCGAGTGCCCGATCGGCGACTTCTTCGCTTGCGGCTGGGGCCGGTACGCCCACGTCAATTCGCTGGCCGTCTGCGTCAACCCCGGCAGCGCGTTCAACTGCTACTGGGAGATGCCCTTCCGCAAGAAATGCCGCATCACCTTCACGAACCTCGACGACAAGGAGATGGTCCTTTTCTACCAGATCAACTACACGCTGACCGAAGTGCCCGAGGACGCGGCCTACTTCCATGCTCAGTTTCGCCGCTGCAACCCCCTGCCCTACAAGACCGACTACACCATCGTCGACGGCATCAAGGGCAAAGGACAGTTCGTCGGCACCTACATGGCCTGGGGTGTCAACAACAACGGCTGGTGGGGCGAAGGCGAGATCAAGTTCTTCATCGACGGCGACACCCAGTGGCCCACCATCTGCGGGACCGGCACCGAGGACTATTTCTGCGGCTCCTACTGCTTCATCGTCAATAAGGGGCCCGGCGGCACTCGCGAGGGCAAGGGCGAGCAGTATCAGGAGTACTCGACGCCGTATGCCGGCATGCCGCAGGTCATCCGCCCGGACGGCGTCTATGACGCCAACACCCGTTTCGGGCTGTATCGCTGGCACATCATGGATCCGGTTCGGTTCGAGAAGGATTTGCGGATTACCATCCAGGCCCTCGGCTGGCGAAGCCATGGCCGCTATCTGCCTCTGCAGGACGACATCGCCTCCGTCGCCTACTGGTACCAGACGCTGCCGACGGCTCCGTTCCCGAAGCTGCCGGATAGGGATCACCTCGAGATCATCTGAGCATCACGGCGTGCCGAGCACGCGCCGCTTGGCTTGGCACTGCCAAGGAGACCGCTCCAGTCGGATCGTGGCCAGATCTCGGCGAGCCCTTTCGAGCCAGAACCGCTCTCATAGGTTTGCCGAAAGATTGCCCCCTGCATGTTTTCCTGACAGGCCAACGACCCGCGCGCCTACCAGTATCGCCGGTAGAGGTAAAACCAGATTGCGGCGTAGATGGAAAACCAGAGTATGAGGCTCTTGTACCACGGGCGCGGCGGGGCGTCGGCACGGCGCGCGAGCAGTGCCGGGCTCCAGTTGAACGGCTCCCATCGCTCAGCCGGTGGAGGTGGATAGCGCAGCGAGACGATGACCGCGCCGGCGATGGTCAGCACCTGGGCAAAGAAGGCCAGGTAGAGCCAGTGAAGCTTGACGCCGGCGAGGTGGAAACCCGCGATGATGACGGCCTGGATCGCGGTACCGCCGAAGAGGGCAAAAAGACCGCCCTGGTAGTTAGCACGCTTCCACAGGATGCCGAGGAACAGGGCCGTCAGGAACGGCGTCGAGAGATAGGTCACGCCCTGCTGAAAGTACTTGAAGATGCCGCCGAAGTGGGCGACGGCCGGGGCGACGAGCGCGGCGATAACCAGAGCCAGAAGCGAGGCGATGCGGCCGGCCCGGACGGTCTGGACATCGTCAGCGTGGGGGCGGAGCCATTTGCGGTAAACGTCGAGAGCAAAGAGCGTCGCCGTGGAATTGGACAGAGCGCTCAGCGTGGACATCACCGCGGCCAGAAAGCCGGCAAGCACGATTCCCCGCAGGCCCCAGTCCGGAGCCAGCATCCGCAAGGCAAAAGGGAAGGCCAGATCCCTGTCGCGCAGAGGATCGGCCATGTTCATCACGTGAATCCAGTGGTAGACGATCAGGCCGATGAAGCAGGTCACCAGCGGCCGTATGAAATTGATGAAGCCGGCGAAGATGATGCCCATGTAGCCGTCCCACTCAGAGCGGGCCCCGAGCACACGCTGGATCATCACCTGGTTGCCGGCCTGATAGAACAGGATGACGCCGAACATGGCGGTGATCAGCCCGAGGAAAGGCGCGGCCTCATCGCCGGGGGGACGGTAAAGGTGGAATCGATCGGGGCTTGCGGCGATCATCGCGTTCCAACCGCCATCGACTCTGCCCAGGGCGGCAAAGAAGAGCAGAACCCCCCCGCCAACCAGCATGAGGCACTGCATCGCGTCGGTCCACATCACCGACGCCAGGCCGCCCTTGACCGTATAGGCGGCGACGATCAGGACCGTGGCCCAGAGTGTGAGGTGGAAGGGCCAGCCGGTCAGGCCCGAGATGGCGAGTGTTCCACCGTACAGCACGGGCACCAGGAAGATGAACACGTAGGCGAAGAGCATGACGAAGCTGTAGAAATCACTGCACAGCGTGCCATAGCGGCGATGGAGGAATTCCGAGACGGTGGTGACGCGGTTCTTGAGGTACACCGGGATGAAGAAGATCATCAGCAGCGTATAGACCGGCAGGCTGCACCACTCCCAGTTGGCGATGGCCATGCCGTGCTCATAGGCGGCCCCGACGGTGCCGACGATCTGCTCGCTGGAGACGCTGGTGGAGACGAAGGCCGAGCCGATGATCCACCATGGCAGACGGCCGGAAGCCAGGAAGTAGCCGCGGGCGGTCTTGTCCTGCCGACGCGAGGCCCAGAAACCGACGGCAACCACAGCGGCCAGCGAAGTGACGATGATCGAGAGGTCAAACGAGTTAAGGGCAAACTCCACGGAATCCTCCGTGCCTTGGCAAATCCGTGCTGAACTCGTTTTACGGACAGCCCATCTGAACTCAGTGCGGCCAATGATATGTGCAGACTCATGAAGCCCCAAGCGGTCCGATACACCGGGATTTGCCTCAGGGCACCCCGAAATGCGGCGGCGGGCAGAAGAGGCAGACGCCGCCGTGCGTTGCCGCTACTTCCCGACAGCCGGGCAGTGTCGTGCACAAGGCAGCCGGCTTGGCGTCGCTCACCGGGCCATGGCATGGTGCTGCCCACCGAAGGGCAGTACACCAATCAGGCCTTCCGGTTCGGCGGCATTCTTGCGTCCGCATATGTGTTTGCTACCCGACCCGGAACGACCGTCCCGTGCCCCATAATTCGTCGTATGGCGGCTGCGGCACGACGATGGGCTCAAGTCTGCGCACCATTTGTGAAGCAGGCAGAATCCCGATCCGATGACGGATGATGCACAGCGATATCCTTCTCACTGTGCTCACTCGCCGAGCGGAGATGCCCCATGAAAGCCGTCAATCTGTCTTCGGACGACAGCGAATGGAGGCTTGGCGGTCTCAACGGTTACGCGGTCATCCTGGCCGTGGTTCACCTGGTTGTGGCCTGTCCGATCCTGGTTCTTGTCGCATGGGCGGCGAACAACGGCGGAATGACCGGCAAGTGCGTTCCGCTCCTGGCTTTCGCCGTCGGGCCGTTCGTCGTCTTCGCGGTTTACAGCGGTTTGTTTCGACTCATCGCCGGACGCTGGACGCTGGTACCCAACTTCGCCTTCCTTGCGTGCGTAGCCGGCGTATGGTTTGTGGGCGCGACCAAAACGTGTCAGACCAGGATGATCAGTGTAGCGCAAGCCGAGCAAACGCATCAGAACCTGAGCAGTCAGGTCGAGGGTCTTACCGAAAGTCTGCGAGCCTTCGTCGAGAAGACGGGTCAATACCGGATGGAGGCGAAACCTTTGGCAAACTACCTGAAGGCCGCCGAAGCGGCAGGCCTCCCGCGGCCCGCGGTCGAGGAATGCTGCAACACAGCGATGACGCTGCTGAAAGAGGAGCGTCATAAACGCGCGGTCCGCCACGATGCGATCTCCCGCTTGAACGCGGCCGGAGGGACCCAGGCAAAGACCATCACCTCAAGAAAGGATGCTGAAAGCCGGCTGAAGCTGGCCCAACAGATTCTCAAGGCCGCCGAGGACGTGCAGCAGCACATGACTTCCGGCAGCGAGCGAATCCGGGACATCCTGGTTAAGGCGGGCATCAACGGAACGCGATTGGAACAACTGCGAGGTTGCGTGCCCGGATATGGGGTATCTGCCGAAGACAAGAGTGCCTGTACTGCGATGCTGGAGTATGACCAAACACGGGTAGCGTACTTTTCTCTGCTCGCCGACAAGTGGGGCCAATGGCAATGGGACCGCGATCGGTTTGCATCGTCGGACCCGGCAATAGTGAAGGAATACAAACGACTGTCTGACGTGCTCGGCAAGACTGAGGCGAACGCTGACCTTCCGCCGAGGCAAACCCAGGGCGTCAGCTCCGTGAACAAGACGCAAAACCCCCAGCCGGTCAAGAACGCGCAGAATGCCAACCCCGCGAGGAAGTCCAAAACCGCTACTCCGGCAAAGAAAGCCGCGTCCGCCTCGTCGAAGGATAAGAGACAAACGATCCGGTGATGGTGCATGGCGGTTTCGACCATATCGCGAGCAGTTACGTTGCACGACGTGAACCGGTTGTCAATCCCTGTCCCCCGCGCGATCAGCGTTTCTGCGAAGTCATCGCGAGCTTGAACAAGCACGCTGAGTGAGCCGCCATGCGGTAGGTGGCCGGTGGGCCGGAGGGGAGATCCTGGGTGCCTAATTGGACGCCAGGTCGGTCCGTGTCCTGGCACGTCAAGGTCCGCACGAAACCGGCACCCAGATCTGCATCCCGGACCCGCAATGCCAGATCGACCGGCTCATCCGTGGAGCGGTTCACCGCCACGACGTACAGCGAACTCTCATCGCGCATCGCCAAGGCGGAGATGATCGGCACGTTCTTGACGTCGGGGGCCAGGGCGTTGAATGCGGTCGCATACTTGTCGCCCTGGCTGTCGAAGTCGAATGTGTCGCAGGTCACCTGCGTGCGGACGGTGTGGGTGCCCAGGCCGCCGGCATAGAACTCGAAGACCTTGTAGTTGTCCTTGATGCGGCCGTCGGTGTACATGATACCGCAGGGGTAGGCCCCGAAGAGGTGGTGCAGGTGGGCCCGGCGGATGCCGTGGCTGATCATCACCCGAAACGCGTCGACCAGCAGGAGTTGCTGAGCAGCGGTGTCGGCGGCGGCCGGCATGAGACCGGCCTCGTTGTCCCAGTAGTAGAGCTCGACGCCGTCGATGTCAGCTTCAGCATCAGCTCCGGACAGCAAGAAGTTCACCGCGAGGGAAGTGGCGCCTTCGGGCACCTTGCCGCCGAAAACGATTCTGTGCCAGTGGTTGGCTCGCCATGCTGTCCGACTGGCGGAATCCGAGAGCGGCTCGGCAGGACGACTCTCGGGACCGAGGGTGGTCAGTTGAGCAGAGATGCGATCGGGATGAGGCGTCCGAACCCAGGCCGCGACGCGAATACTCGTGGCCTTTTTGTCCTTCCACTCGAAGGCCTGCGACACCGATATCGACGCGTCGGCCGACGAGCCGGTTCTCAGGCGAAGGCCGCGTCCTCGGCGTCCGGCATCTTGGGAAACGACGGCGGTGCTGCCCGCAACACCGTGGGTGACTCTCCAGCCGGTCATGTCCTGCTCGAAATCGAGATTCTTCGCGTCCAGCTTCGACTTGCGCTGTTCACCCCAACACTTGAGATTCCACTCGGTGATTTCGATGGGTGAGCGGTAGGCGATAGCCTCTTCACGGTATCCGCCCAGGCCCGGGTTGGCGACGCCGCGTCGGCCGTAGAGGATGTTCTGCAGGTTGTGGTGCGACCAGATCAGCAGGTCGGTCCCTTCGATGCTGTAGGGATAGAAATGGTCCTGCACCGCATCGATCAGGCCCGCCTCGTAAAGCTGATTCAGTTCTCGCGTCCAGCGGACGTTGATGTCGTGATTGGTGGCCTGGAGCGGATCCTGATTGTTTCCCATCAGGGGGTAGCCCACCGCGGTGATCCAGAGTTTGAGGCCTTTGATCGTCGGGTGTTGGGCGGCGGCCTCGGCCATGAGTTGCCGCATGGCCTGAGCGTAGGCGGCCACGGTGGGGGCATAATGCTCGGGTGGCCAGTCGGTGGTGGCTTGGCCCCAGTTCTCGTTGCCCATCTCGTAACAGGTGATCGGAAGTCGACCGGCCAGGGCCCGCTCGATGGTGTACTTGCGAACCAGATTCAGCGTCTCGGCCAGAGTCCCGAAGTAGTAGTCCGTATAGCCACAGGGATTTGGGGCCGTGTGTCGATAACGGATGATCTCGGCCACAGGCGCGCCTGTCGGAGGCGGGCCGGGTAAGCCTTCCGTCCCGCCCTGCAAGTTCAGCGTGTAGTAAGGCTCAGCCCCGACGGCCTCGCAGAAAACCAGGAACTGTTCGACCGTCATCTTCCGTTCGTTGTCGGCTTTCCAGTCATAACGGTCAGCCTCGCACCCGTTGGGAAAACGGATCGACTTGATGCCGATCTTCTTGACCGCCTGCATGGCTTCGGGCCGTTTGAGGGCCGCCGCGCCGCCGTAGTCGAGATTGACGCCGATAATCTCGGGCCACACGGGCGTTTCACTGATTTGAGGCAAGATCTCGACGACAGCGGTCGCCGGCCGGCTCGCGGTTTGAGCGATCGAGCCACCGGTTACGGTCAGGAACGCCGCGATCAACGCCGTTGTGGGCCATCTCCTTGCCATTCTTCATCCCCGCAGTTGTCGTCGGGCTCTACATCCTCGCTCCTCGAAGTACTTGGCCTATCGGTATGTCATACAGCGAATATCTCGACGGGACGCACTTGGGAGAGCGTCTTTCAACATACCGCCGACAACACCAATAGACGGCTCTTCGTGTTCTCAGAGAAGCGGGGGTCAGACCCCCCCTGCAACCTGTGCCGCCGAAGAATCGTTGTGAGACGACGATACCTGCTCGGACACGGTTGAAGCTGACATGGGGGCCGCAGGCTTGCCCACAGCGGAGGTGTGCTCCACATGCCCGCCGGGCGGCAATTGTACCAGCGTGTCGGCATCGACCGCCTCATCCGGACCGGCCTCGGCAAGGTATTGCTTGGATCGCCGGTGGAAGTAAAGCCCCACAGCGACGACGAGAACGATGAGCCCGAGGAAACCGATGATGTTGGTGACCATTCGGACATCCGACTTGAGCTGATCAAACTGTGACCCAAACAGCCAGCCGAGCACGACCAGCGTCGGAACACTGATGCACGCGGCGGAGCCGTTCACACTAATGAATTTCCAGAAGGGCACCTTCATAACGCCACTGGCAAGGAAAACCATCGCTCGAAGCCCCGGTAGAAAGCGAGCCGCGAAGATGATCTTGATGCCGTGGTGCTCGAAAAGATGCTCGGCCAGCAGCAGCCTGGAAGGCTTCACGATCCGCCGCATGAAACGGTGTTCGACGATGTGGTGGCCGAATCGACGACCCATGAAGAACAGACAGACATCGCCGGTGAGCACACCCAACATGCCGACGGCGATCATAATCGGCAGGACGGCCAAGCCGCGATAACACAGCCATCCGCCGGTGAGCAGAGGAATGTCCTCGGGGATTGGCATCCCAAAGCTGGCAGCAACCAGTACCGCCAGTACGCACAGGTAGGGCAGTTTGTCCCAGGGCATTCCAATCCTCGGTACAACCCGCTGTCGCAGCTTGCGGAAGCTCTTTACAGGTCCCCTCGATAACTGATTATTGCTATCGAGATTTATCCGGACTATCCTTAACTCGGGGGGCGACCTTCCGCCGGTTCACGGATCTTACACCGGCCGGGTGGTCCTGCCAAACCGGGTTATGATAGTACCGAGCGAGCGAATCCGGTCGCCGAAAGGCGCCTGATCCACGAACGGTCCGGAGAGTCAACCGCCACAGTGGGAAACACACATAACAAATGGTACGCCGAAGGGTTACGTTTCTCGTGCAGCCAGTGTGGCAACTGCTGCACGGGGCCGCCTGGGTATGTCTGGGTCACCCGCGAAGAGATCCGGCGAATTTCCGTCTATCTTGGCCGCGAAGATGACTGGCTCGGCAAGGAGCACCTGAGGCGCATCGGTTTCAGGCACTCGCTGGTGGAGAAGCCAAACGGCGACTGCGTCTTCCTCATGTCGACGGGCAACGGAACCCGGGGGTGCTCGATCTACCCGGTGCGGCCGTTGCAGTGCCGGACCTGGCCGTTCTGGACACAGAATCTCAAATCGCCTTCGGCATGGGCTGCGGCCGGCGAGGTCTGTCCGGGCATGAACAACGGCCGCCAATTCACGATCGACCAGATCGAGGCCGTTCGCCTGAAGGACTCTTGGGAGCCGGGTGAGGAGTCGCCGTTGAAGGCAGATGCTCCGTAAACTCGATGCAGGCGTTTCATGAGTGAGAGGTTGCTACCGGTTTCGGTGTCGGTGCTGCGGGAACATGCGCAACGGCCGGAAATCGTGAGGGCGATGCGCGAGTTTTACGTTGAGGTCGACCGCGAGATTGCGGCTCATGACCCCACGTGCTGGAACAAGGGTAAGTGCTGCTGCTTCGGCCAGTTCGGTCACCGGCTGTACGTGACCTCGCTCGAAATCGCGTATTACCTGGCGACAGGCAACCTCACGCCCCCGGTCACTTCCGACGCCTGCCCCCACGCGATCGACGGCAAATGCCACGCCCGCGAGCGGCGGCCCTTCGGCTGCCGCGTTTTCTACTGCGATCCGAGCGCCCAACACTGGCAAGGACCGCTCAGCGAGCGGCGACTGACTCAGCTCAAGGCCATGCACGAGGCGCTGCAAGTCCCCTACATGTACGTGGATTGGATGACGGTAATGAAGGGAATGCAGTAACGGACAGGCTGCCGGTCTGTTAGTCTCTTCTGTCGCGACTGGTCTGCATTTTACGCGCATGTTTCTGGATCGCAGAGCGCTTGGGTTGCGGCCCGCAAAAACGCGGTCCGCCTTAGTCTGTTGGTCTGTTGGTCTGTTGGTCTGTCAGATGGTAGCGACCACGAAAGGCATCGAATCGGACCCATAGCACGTCGAGGAACATCCTGATCGAGTCGCGGAAGAGTTTGACTTTGGTATGGGAGACGTGGCTCCAATGCACGGGGATCTCGCAGATGGTCAGGCCCATCCGCGACGCGAGGTAGAGCATCTCCACGTCGAAGGCGAAGGTCTCGACGCGTTGCAGTCTGAGGATCGGGTCGATCTTGCTGCGCCGAAAGGCCTTGAACCCGCATTGGGTGTCGTAGATCGGCAGGCCGGTCAGCATGCGGACAAGTAGATTGAAGATCTTGCCGGCGGTCTCGCGAAAGCGGGATTGCCGCATGGCGATCAGGCTACGGTCGAGGGCCCGGGAACCGACGACGATGTCACACTGGCCGGCCAGGATCGGCCCGACCAATGCGGGCAGTTCGGACATCGGCGACGATAAGTCCGCATCAGTGAAGGCCACGATGTCGCCGGTTGCGTGGAACATTCCGGTTCGCACGGCCGCGCCTTTGCCCTGATTCCGCTGATGGCGAAGCAGGATGAGTTGCACCGGAGTGGCTGCATGCTGCCGACGAGAGCCCTCGACGATCACGGCTGTCCGGTCGGTTGAGCCGTCATCGACGACGATCACTTCGCGAAAAGCCGGCCAAGCCTCGACATAAGCCATGACTTCCTCCAAGGACCGGCCTATACACAGCTCTTCGTTGTAGGCTGGGATCACCAATGAGACGCTCTGGGCCGTGGTTTGAAGGAGCGATTCCCAAGGCGCGATGCGGTCAGCATGAGATAGACTGATGGTGCTGTTCGAACTGACTGCCATCACGCTAACCGCTCACCTTTGCGTCGGGAAGGCCGGCACGAGGCCGCGAAGCATCCCCCCACGGCCAGCAGGCCGAGGCACATGAGAACCAGACCCGCGCGGAGGCTGCCAGGCTCAAAGCGAAACTCGACCCGACATTCGCCGGCCGGCACGTGGACTCCGCGGAAGATCCCGTTGACCTTCAGTATATCCGCAGATCGGCCATTCACGTAAGCCCGCCAGCCCGGGTACATCATGTCGCACAACACGACCAGACCCGGAACCGAAGTAGAGGTCGTCATTGTGACCGCCGAATGGCCATACCGAACGATTCTCACGCGGCCGGGCTCGCCCGGCGCAGCCGAGGGCAGACCGATTGCTGAAGCGGCGGCCTCGACCAAGGCGATTCGAGATGTGTCCACATGCCCCTCGGCCAGGTCTGCAACGGCCTGCTCACATGATGCCGTCTCGCGCACCTCGTAGACCATAAACGCCCGAGGGCATTCGCGCTTGTTTCGGTAGATGTTCAAGCCCTCGCGAAAGACCAGTTCCCAATCGGGGTGGTCGAGCTCATCGGACGGATCGACAAGCAGATAACGGACGTTCAGCAATGACAGCAGAGGCGAATCGAGCGATCCGGGATCCTCGAAACCGATGATCTGGTTGGACCAGAGCGCACGCTGGGGTTCGATCGCGTTTATGTAATCGGCATAGTCGGCAAGGATGACGGAATCGTAGCCCCCGATATCCTGGAGTCCGTAGAGCATCGGAAGGTTCGGATGCAAGACCATCCGGGGGCCGAAACGGCCGATGCGAAACGGGCCGGAATCGGAGCGGAGGAATTCAACGGCCGGGGGGACATGATCGAGCCAGGCCGGATCAGCCTGGGTCATGAAGCCGCCGTTGGCTTGGAAAGGATCAGCGGCCGTCAGTAAGAGACAAAGCATGGCCGCAACCGCTGCACCGCGGGGTTTCCAGACGCGCAAGACAGGAAGAGCAAGGACGACGGCGGCGGCCAGGGCAAAGATCGTCAGACGCAGGGCATTGGCCCACATGTAGCCGGCGACGTCCCAGGAATCGATAAAGCCGTTGCCTTGCGAGAGTCGGGGAATCTGGTCGAAGGCCCGTTCCGCCAGGCGATAGGCAAGGGATGGGAAAACGAGCATCAAGAGCAACGCAAGGAGCATGAGCGTCGGTACGGCGATGATCAGAACGCCTGTTATTCGACGTTGCCCGCTTGCCTGGCTTGCGACCGGTACCGCTGCATCGAGACTCCCATCTCGACACTTTTTGAGACTCTCTCTCATTTCGTCGCACCACGAGCCGCTCAGCCTTCCAAACCAGCGCTGTCCTCCCATTGCGGCCAGGCAGCAGATGGCAAAGGTGCCGGCGAACATCCAGCGAAACGGAGTACGCACCTGCTCGAAACCCGGCACGGTGTAGTAGAACACGGCGTAGATCGGTGTGCCGAAGGCCAACAGCAGTGAGAGTGCAAGAACCAGGATGAAAAACCATCGGTAGCAACCGTGGGCTAACAGGCCGATCAGCATCAGCCCCAGAGGCATCAGCCCCAGGTAAAAGCCGTTCTCGTTGTAGTTCTTGGTCCCGTAGGCATAGAAATCCGCGCCGCGACGAGCTTCGATCGGCCGCATGCTGCGCGTCCGCAGATCGAAGGCCTTGTGCTTGGCGGGGTTTCCGAAGATGTCGGGAACAATCATTTCCAGCAGATGCTCGGGGCGCAGGGCGCGGTTCACCATACGCTCATAGCTTGCCTCGGCTGCGCGGGTGGTGAGGTTCTTGACTTCAAGGAACGGTAGAAGCTGCGGCCCGGCGAGCATCGCGGCCAAGGCTGCTGTCGTGACCGTGGCAGCGCAGAACCCCAGACACCTCTTTGCGGAACGAGTTTGCCGCCAGAGATGCCAGCAGCAGGCGAGGGTGAATAACGCAGCGGTAAAGCACGCATAGAAGGCGATTTCGAAGAAGCCCGCCAGAATCGGCATGGCGAAGATCACTCCTCCGAGACCGATGCGCCACCCTGCCGCACGCCGGAAAGGGGATGGCACCATCTTCGCCGAGCTTTGCCGAGTGCCTGAACCGGCCATTGACTCAGGGATTCCGTTTGCCCCGGCACGAGGAAGGCTGTCGCCGACCGCACGGAAGCAGTCTCCCAGACGGAGGATCCACAGGAGCATCAGCGGCAGCCAGATGGCCGAGCCGATAAGCATGGGCCAGATCAACTGCATCGCCAGGAAGCCGCACGTCGCGAAGGCCACGCCGCCGACGGCGCAACCGAAGGGGCTCACACCGATCCGCCGTAGAAACAGGTACTGAAACATACCGGCCAGCCACAAGTGC
This portion of the Phycisphaerae bacterium genome encodes:
- a CDS encoding YfhO family protein — encoded protein: MTFPRFAIFLGMVLAVWFWPSIFGGKVLLPTDLTWQYPPQTPPAGVTGVHNSLIGDMLYENYAWKTLLRRCLADGEWPLWNPYAFCGHPLYATGQASTFYPLNIIFVLAPLPQAYVIYTVLHLWLAGMFQYLFLRRIGVSPFGCAVGGVAFATCGFLAMQLIWPMLIGSAIWLPLMLLWILRLGDCFRAVGDSLPRAGANGIPESMAGSGTRQSSAKMVPSPFRRAAGWRIGLGGVIFAMPILAGFFEIAFYACFTAALFTLACCWHLWRQTRSAKRCLGFCAATVTTAALAAMLAGPQLLPFLEVKNLTTRAAEASYERMVNRALRPEHLLEMIVPDIFGNPAKHKAFDLRTRSMRPIEARRGADFYAYGTKNYNENGFYLGLMPLGLMLIGLLAHGCYRWFFILVLALSLLLAFGTPIYAVFYYTVPGFEQVRTPFRWMFAGTFAICCLAAMGGQRWFGRLSGSWCDEMRESLKKCRDGSLDAAVPVASQASGQRRITGVLIIAVPTLMLLALLLMLVFPSLAYRLAERAFDQIPRLSQGNGFIDSWDVAGYMWANALRLTIFALAAAVVLALPVLRVWKPRGAAVAAMLCLLLTAADPFQANGGFMTQADPAWLDHVPPAVEFLRSDSGPFRIGRFGPRMVLHPNLPMLYGLQDIGGYDSVILADYADYINAIEPQRALWSNQIIGFEDPGSLDSPLLSLLNVRYLLVDPSDELDHPDWELVFREGLNIYRNKRECPRAFMVYEVRETASCEQAVADLAEGHVDTSRIALVEAAASAIGLPSAAPGEPGRVRIVRYGHSAVTMTTSTSVPGLVVLCDMMYPGWRAYVNGRSADILKVNGIFRGVHVPAGECRVEFRFEPGSLRAGLVLMCLGLLAVGGCFAASCRPSRRKGERLA